From the genome of Sphingomonas sp. HMP6, one region includes:
- a CDS encoding IS1380 family transposase, whose translation MADDSGFSFTFPAIRGRKITAAFDGGRLTSDGGVLLLAQAERRLGIADRLAACIADPRDQGRVIHRVADILRARMLAISCGYEDANDLDALRHDPGFKLALGKLPGDPFGLASQPTMSRWENAPTTRELIRLTGTLVDLYCASYPVPPAAVTLDIDDTVDVVHGAQQLSFWNGHYGERCFLPIHVYDTATGRPVAMLLRTGKTPSGKEVAGHVRRLVRRIRRHWPDTRITLRGDGHYGRPEPMAWCEANGIDYIFGLPGNRTLHADPVIVREGDACATDRALQGLVELRRYAETRYAAKTWGNTERRVVARIEASSLGLDIRLVVTSLAEGSAERIYDTLYCARGQAENLIKLHKTQLKSDRTSCCSANANQMRLILHTAAYWLMWAVRHAMPATATLRTAEFATIRLRLLKVAARVVETTSRIRIAFASACPDAALFRSIALNLRTTGP comes from the coding sequence ATGGCCGACGATAGTGGGTTCTCCTTCACCTTCCCAGCCATTCGTGGTCGAAAAATCACCGCCGCGTTCGACGGCGGTCGGCTGACGTCGGACGGCGGCGTGCTACTGCTCGCACAGGCCGAGCGGCGGTTGGGGATCGCGGATCGGCTCGCCGCCTGCATCGCTGATCCGCGCGATCAGGGTCGGGTGATCCACCGGGTCGCCGACATCTTGCGCGCCCGCATGCTCGCGATCTCGTGTGGGTATGAAGACGCCAATGATCTCGACGCCCTGCGGCATGATCCAGGGTTCAAGCTGGCGCTCGGCAAACTGCCGGGTGATCCGTTCGGGCTGGCCAGCCAGCCGACGATGAGCCGGTGGGAAAACGCGCCGACTACGCGCGAGTTGATCCGTCTGACCGGTACGCTGGTCGACCTTTATTGCGCGAGCTACCCCGTGCCACCTGCGGCGGTGACGCTCGACATCGATGATACCGTCGACGTCGTACACGGCGCGCAGCAGCTCTCTTTCTGGAACGGCCACTACGGCGAGCGCTGCTTCCTGCCGATCCATGTCTACGACACCGCTACCGGGCGGCCGGTTGCGATGCTGCTGCGCACCGGCAAAACGCCGTCGGGCAAGGAAGTCGCCGGCCATGTTCGCCGGCTCGTGCGACGTATCCGTCGCCACTGGCCCGATACCCGGATCACGCTGCGCGGCGATGGTCATTACGGTCGGCCAGAGCCGATGGCCTGGTGCGAGGCGAACGGAATCGACTACATCTTCGGGCTGCCCGGCAACCGCACGCTCCACGCCGATCCCGTCATCGTTCGGGAAGGCGATGCCTGCGCGACCGACCGGGCATTGCAGGGACTGGTCGAACTAAGGCGTTACGCAGAGACGCGCTACGCTGCGAAAACCTGGGGGAATACCGAACGTCGCGTCGTTGCTCGCATCGAGGCGAGCAGCCTCGGCCTCGACATCCGCCTCGTTGTCACCTCGCTTGCCGAGGGCAGCGCTGAACGGATCTATGACACGCTTTACTGCGCCCGCGGCCAGGCGGAAAACTTGATCAAGCTGCATAAAACGCAGCTGAAGAGCGACCGAACCTCCTGCTGCTCGGCCAACGCCAATCAGATGCGGCTCATCCTTCACACCGCCGCCTACTGGCTGATGTGGGCCGTGCGGCACGCTATGCCCGCAACCGCCACGCTCCGCACCGCCGAGTTCGCGACCATCCGCCTGCGGCTGCTCAAGGTCGCCGCGCGCGTCGTCGAAACCACCAGCCGCATCCGCATCGCCTTCGCAAGCGCCTGTCCCGATGCCGCGCTGTTCCGATCCATCGCGCTCAACTTGCGCACCACGGGACCATGA
- a CDS encoding recombinase family protein, whose translation MTTSVQIERALGYFRTSSQTQASEGTGVDKQEADLRDYYRGQSIDLVAIYRDSAVAGTTDNHTALQALIEHAIRPGSGVTEIGVCSLSRLSRDPDLLDEVRRTLERASIRLVAISEVAGQATSNILVRSTETTL comes from the coding sequence ATGACGACCAGCGTTCAAATTGAGCGTGCCCTCGGCTATTTCCGGACGTCGAGCCAGACTCAGGCGAGCGAAGGCACCGGTGTCGACAAGCAGGAAGCCGATCTTCGCGATTATTACCGCGGCCAGAGTATCGATCTGGTCGCGATCTATCGTGACAGCGCCGTGGCTGGCACCACCGACAATCACACCGCTCTGCAAGCGCTGATAGAACACGCCATTCGTCCCGGCAGTGGCGTCACCGAGATCGGGGTCTGCAGCTTGTCCCGCCTGTCTCGCGACCCCGATCTGCTCGATGAGGTTCGCCGAACGCTCGAGCGAGCAAGCATCCGCCTCGTCGCGATCTCCGAGGTCGCCGGGCAGGCGACAAGCAACATCCTTGTGCGCAGCACCGAGACGACGTTGTGA
- a CDS encoding ParB/RepB/Spo0J family partition protein, whose product MTDQLPLQPRKATTRVIQVDPASVRISPLNPRGSTPHDPEGIARLAAELKAVGQINDAHGETAGDGVVELLAGSRRCAACAVAGIPLRIRVHAELPRTEAIGIAYRDDREAVTPSFWDLACGWAALCEGTTFKTDADLANAVGIDKGMLSRGLALRKAPETILDAFADRRAISISQWIDLAPLVEDLDSRAKLVERAGLIVGKGYTAPRVAAELKAAAAGKTEIKAVEVCNRHDRVVATILPDHRGGFTIKVKPMTEAHPSFRLEYTRLVNERFVELVKTWFDRDA is encoded by the coding sequence ATGACCGACCAACTACCGCTCCAGCCGCGCAAGGCCACCACCCGCGTGATACAGGTCGATCCCGCCTCGGTCCGCATCTCGCCACTCAATCCGCGCGGCAGCACGCCGCACGATCCCGAAGGCATCGCTCGGCTCGCAGCCGAACTCAAGGCGGTCGGGCAGATCAACGATGCGCACGGCGAAACCGCTGGCGATGGCGTGGTCGAGCTGCTCGCCGGCTCCCGCCGCTGTGCCGCCTGCGCGGTCGCCGGGATCCCGCTTCGTATCCGGGTCCATGCCGAGCTGCCCCGCACCGAGGCGATCGGCATCGCCTATCGCGACGATCGCGAGGCGGTGACGCCCAGCTTCTGGGACTTGGCCTGTGGCTGGGCGGCGCTGTGCGAAGGCACTACTTTCAAGACCGATGCCGACCTTGCCAATGCGGTCGGGATCGATAAGGGCATGCTGAGCCGCGGCCTTGCGCTTCGCAAGGCGCCGGAGACCATCCTCGATGCTTTCGCCGACCGCCGTGCGATCAGCATCAGCCAGTGGATCGACCTAGCACCGCTGGTCGAGGATTTGGATAGCCGTGCAAAGCTCGTCGAGCGTGCCGGGTTGATCGTCGGCAAGGGCTATACTGCGCCACGCGTTGCGGCCGAGCTCAAGGCCGCCGCCGCCGGCAAGACCGAGATCAAGGCAGTCGAGGTTTGCAATCGCCACGACCGCGTCGTCGCCACCATCCTCCCCGATCACCGCGGCGGGTTCACCATCAAGGTCAAGCCGATGACCGAGGCGCACCCCAGCTTCCGCCTGGAATATACCCGTCTCGTAAACGAACGATTCGTCGAGCTGGTGAAAACTTGGTTCGATCGCGACGCCTGA
- a CDS encoding recombinase family protein produces the protein MAGKRPQRALGYVRVSTQRQADGGISLANQEQKLGEHYRRLGVELVDIYRDAGLSGTTDNRPGLQALFEHALRPGSGITEIGIYTFSRLFRDHYLLEHHRRRLKRAGVRIVAITQEVGHDAEGDLVRGVLSSFDEYQSRQTAKFTLDTMMRNAEAGYWNGAVPPFGYVSEIVEMRGPKAKKRLAIEPSEALMVQQIYRMKRIGVGKGPMGYKKIVCHLNATGATLRGRKWHVSNVRDILTRSTYRGIHLYGVHDIRNGVKRSEEEWQKVAVPVIVPEAEWLEIQAGIVRNSRHVTPPTFVSGPTMLAGIAKCGHPECGHALTIATGKGGRYRYYRCSRRLRRGETVCPGISMRDHALETIVIDAMADRLFRPDRLRALLANLLDDSSTAVRERQAHLKALRTERTRAEGAIHNMFDFIEQNKVSVHDEDFSARLANQRVRRADLEQEIQLVERQLSTADRHVTPEAIDRLGEMLLTKLRSEDRSVRQGYARRFIGKVVVTPTTITITGPIKPLEFAANYDAEKRAPMVPSLDREWCRLQDSNL, from the coding sequence ATGGCCGGCAAACGTCCTCAGCGAGCTCTCGGCTATGTTCGGGTTTCGACCCAACGCCAGGCCGATGGCGGGATCAGCCTCGCTAACCAGGAGCAAAAGCTCGGCGAGCATTATCGCCGTCTTGGCGTCGAGCTGGTCGACATCTATCGCGACGCCGGGCTGTCGGGAACGACCGACAATCGCCCCGGCCTTCAGGCATTGTTCGAACATGCATTGCGACCCGGCAGCGGCATCACCGAGATTGGCATCTACACATTCTCGCGGCTGTTCCGGGACCATTATCTGCTGGAGCATCATCGGCGGCGGCTGAAACGCGCGGGCGTGCGCATCGTCGCGATCACACAGGAGGTCGGGCATGACGCCGAAGGCGATCTCGTCCGTGGCGTGTTATCGAGCTTCGACGAGTATCAGTCGCGCCAGACCGCCAAGTTCACGCTCGACACCATGATGCGCAACGCGGAAGCGGGGTATTGGAACGGCGCCGTCCCGCCATTCGGCTATGTCAGCGAGATAGTGGAGATGCGCGGACCCAAGGCCAAGAAGCGGTTGGCGATCGAACCCTCCGAAGCGCTCATGGTGCAGCAGATCTACCGGATGAAGCGGATCGGGGTCGGCAAAGGCCCGATGGGCTATAAAAAGATCGTCTGCCACCTCAACGCGACGGGCGCGACCCTGCGCGGGCGCAAGTGGCACGTCTCCAACGTTCGCGACATCCTCACTCGCTCGACTTATCGCGGTATCCACCTCTACGGCGTCCATGATATCCGCAACGGCGTCAAACGATCCGAGGAGGAATGGCAGAAGGTCGCCGTGCCGGTCATCGTGCCCGAAGCGGAGTGGCTCGAGATCCAGGCTGGCATCGTCCGCAATTCCCGGCACGTCACCCCGCCCACCTTCGTATCCGGACCAACGATGCTCGCGGGCATCGCCAAATGCGGACATCCCGAATGCGGTCACGCCCTTACGATCGCCACCGGCAAGGGTGGTCGCTACCGCTATTATCGCTGTTCACGGCGCCTGCGCCGCGGCGAGACCGTCTGTCCTGGCATCAGCATGCGCGATCACGCGCTCGAGACGATCGTGATCGATGCGATGGCCGACCGCCTGTTTCGCCCCGACCGCCTTCGTGCACTCCTCGCCAATCTGCTGGACGATAGTTCAACGGCGGTTCGCGAGCGTCAAGCGCATCTGAAAGCGCTTCGTACCGAGCGGACCAGAGCCGAGGGTGCGATCCACAACATGTTCGATTTTATCGAGCAGAATAAAGTCAGTGTGCACGATGAAGATTTTAGCGCACGGCTCGCCAACCAGCGGGTACGCCGCGCCGATCTCGAGCAAGAAATCCAGTTGGTCGAGCGCCAGCTTTCCACAGCGGACAGGCACGTTACACCCGAGGCGATCGACAGACTGGGAGAGATGCTCCTTACAAAATTGCGTTCGGAAGACAGGAGCGTTCGTCAGGGTTATGCGCGGCGGTTTATCGGAAAGGTAGTCGTCACGCCGACCACGATCACCATTACCGGACCCATCAAACCCCTAGAATTCGCCGCCAACTACGATGCCGAAAAGAGAGCACCAATGGTGCCCTCTCTTGATCGGGAGTGGTGCCGCTTACAGGACTCGAACCTGTGA
- a CDS encoding ThiF family adenylyltransferase produces MPVEPDSAVAENGATSPFVYPDTDSTRAGIEAVSRRLAGGTIAIIGLGGTGSVVLDLISKTPADRILLIDGDRAEQHNAFRWPGAMAIEDIAAKLFKVEYFANIYGRMHTGIEPHAVHLATNTIGLLEEADFVFVCVDSIAARAFIIPALEQRDLPFIDCGLGLSLIDDRLMGLIRVTTSTPTMRTHVHVKDRIPLTGNADDELYRSNIQVADLNMLAGTLAVIQYKQLRGFYVDTEAEYHAIYSTDGNAIINADRA; encoded by the coding sequence ATGCCAGTTGAGCCGGACAGCGCGGTGGCGGAGAACGGCGCCACCAGTCCGTTCGTCTATCCCGACACTGACTCAACCCGCGCCGGGATCGAAGCGGTGTCGCGCCGGCTCGCCGGTGGCACCATAGCGATCATCGGGCTGGGCGGCACCGGCTCGGTCGTGCTCGACCTTATCAGCAAGACGCCCGCCGACCGCATCCTGCTGATCGACGGCGACCGCGCCGAGCAGCACAACGCGTTCCGTTGGCCGGGCGCGATGGCGATCGAGGACATTGCGGCGAAACTGTTCAAGGTCGAGTATTTTGCAAATATCTATGGCCGGATGCACACCGGGATCGAACCGCACGCGGTGCATCTTGCCACCAATACGATTGGCTTGCTCGAGGAAGCGGACTTCGTGTTCGTGTGCGTTGACAGCATCGCGGCGCGCGCCTTTATCATTCCAGCGCTCGAGCAACGCGACCTGCCCTTTATCGATTGCGGCCTTGGCCTCAGCCTGATCGACGACCGGTTGATGGGCCTGATCCGCGTTACCACCAGTACGCCGACGATGCGCACCCACGTCCACGTCAAAGATCGGATCCCGTTGACGGGAAATGCCGACGACGAACTTTACCGCAGCAACATCCAGGTTGCCGACCTCAACATGCTGGCCGGCACACTGGCGGTGATTCAGTACAAACAATTGCGTGGCTTCTATGTCGACACCGAGGCCGAATATCACGCCATCTACTCGACCGATGGCAACGCGATCATCAACGCGGATCGCGCGTAG
- a CDS encoding multiubiquitin domain-containing protein, with amino-acid sequence MLPTVTPVTPIATSATLLPPLAPRRRALYLVGEAERSTPRPAAAVGRTMISVNGRWNALRGRSATYAQLLRIAFPDREGQDPGVATVSFRNTLDGGLSGLLTPGDVVPLADGLLVNVNATYAS; translated from the coding sequence ATGTTGCCGACCGTTACCCCTGTCACGCCAATCGCCACCTCGGCGACCCTACTGCCCCCGCTCGCGCCACGCCGCCGCGCATTATATCTCGTCGGCGAGGCAGAGCGCTCTACGCCGCGCCCAGCGGCCGCAGTTGGGCGGACGATGATTTCGGTCAACGGTCGCTGGAACGCTTTGCGCGGTCGCAGCGCGACCTATGCACAGTTGCTGCGCATCGCCTTTCCAGACCGCGAGGGACAGGATCCCGGGGTGGCGACCGTGTCGTTCCGCAATACGCTCGACGGAGGGCTTTCCGGATTGCTGACGCCGGGTGACGTTGTGCCGCTTGCCGATGGCCTGCTGGTCAACGTCAACGCCACTTATGCCAGTTGA
- a CDS encoding PAS domain-containing protein has product MDSVRGFESDWSDLDESASVPAEEGEVADTQIEVGTDERRMHVRAYNHWVSLLGGRAYPSIADLHPANIADFGPHSVLLDFSAGIENPAIAYLGKALREECSLDSATTHIAQVPSRSLLSRLTDHYLQIIANRAPIGFEAEFVSTRGYNTMYRGILMPFSSDEDSIDFIYGVINWKELLDAEAQAKLDAEVAAAVRSAPPSVATAPVWADGPSAGFDSGGADAGDQNAQDDGDSVSDKESSVAAGGSLHDQLTRAQQSAAAVRAADTRTRTTLYRALSIAHTFAAAADADPVAYETLLDMAGIAVQARAPMTPIVKLVFGVEHDKTRLTEYAAVLSYARRMGIAAGTLRGFLDTFEGGVKGVVKAERAARAPVAKAKPDPATMLAERPTLASIALETTSGDGDYVVLLARVRDGETLDIVASMAGDNALTERAMRSATA; this is encoded by the coding sequence ATGGACAGTGTTCGCGGATTCGAAAGCGATTGGAGCGATCTGGACGAGAGCGCGTCCGTGCCCGCAGAGGAGGGCGAGGTTGCCGATACGCAGATCGAAGTCGGCACCGACGAACGCCGGATGCACGTGCGCGCCTATAATCACTGGGTTTCCTTGCTTGGCGGCCGCGCTTATCCCTCGATCGCCGACCTTCATCCCGCCAATATCGCCGATTTCGGGCCGCACAGCGTCCTGCTCGATTTTTCCGCAGGCATCGAAAATCCCGCGATCGCCTATCTCGGCAAGGCATTGCGCGAGGAATGCAGCCTCGATTCGGCGACGACGCACATCGCGCAAGTGCCGAGTCGATCGTTGTTGTCGCGCCTGACCGACCATTATCTGCAGATCATCGCCAATCGCGCCCCGATCGGGTTCGAGGCCGAATTTGTCAGCACGCGTGGCTACAACACGATGTATCGCGGCATTTTGATGCCGTTTTCGTCGGACGAGGATTCGATCGATTTCATCTATGGCGTGATCAACTGGAAGGAATTGCTCGACGCTGAGGCGCAGGCCAAGCTCGACGCCGAAGTCGCCGCCGCGGTGCGCAGCGCGCCACCGTCGGTCGCCACCGCGCCGGTATGGGCCGATGGGCCAAGCGCCGGGTTCGATTCGGGCGGTGCCGACGCCGGAGACCAGAATGCGCAGGACGATGGAGACTCCGTGTCGGACAAAGAGTCGTCAGTTGCCGCCGGTGGCAGTTTGCACGACCAGCTGACCCGCGCGCAGCAGTCTGCCGCCGCTGTTCGCGCCGCCGACACGCGCACGCGCACCACGTTGTACCGTGCGCTCAGCATCGCGCACACGTTCGCCGCCGCCGCCGATGCCGATCCGGTCGCCTATGAGACACTGCTCGACATGGCGGGAATCGCGGTACAGGCGCGTGCGCCGATGACGCCGATCGTCAAGCTCGTGTTCGGCGTCGAGCACGACAAGACGCGGCTGACCGAATATGCCGCCGTGCTGTCCTACGCGCGCCGGATGGGCATTGCCGCAGGCACGCTGCGCGGTTTCCTCGACACGTTCGAGGGTGGGGTCAAGGGCGTCGTCAAGGCCGAACGGGCCGCGCGCGCGCCGGTCGCAAAGGCCAAGCCTGACCCTGCGACCATGCTAGCGGAGCGCCCGACGCTGGCCAGCATCGCGCTGGAAACCACGTCGGGCGATGGCGACTATGTCGTGCTGCTCGCGCGCGTGCGCGACGGCGAGACGCTCGATATCGTCGCGTCGATGGCGGGGGACAATGCGCTGACCGAACGCGCGATGCGATCGGCGACCGCCTGA